TTTAGTACGACACACGAGTTATTACATCCTGAACTCGCCCAATTGATCAAAAATCGGGACACACCTCGTTTCGGCGTATTAGCTCTCAAGTAATTATTCCAGCTACATGAATacatatttgtttgaattcAAAATGATGATTCATTTTTAGTGACGATAATCCAGCATCAATTATTActtgcattgtacatgtaccgtaTTAGGCACTGTGTAACAACGTGTTCCATTGACACCCCTGCCTCGCACCGTTCAAATATGACAATCTATTTTTTAGATAAGGATTATGCTATGCACACACGTGCATGGTGAACagcccttttacttgaaaactcttgctcacTGTTGCTTTTTACAtcatatataacattttcatcagttgtaaatgttgacacattaaacatgcattggtttttttatgaaaaatcttgATATTGCTTGCCCCCATTGCCTGCTCTGTTTCTGAGAATGCAACTTTCAAACCTTTAAGTTAgaatgcctgacgtcatgacgacGTCAGGCAATGGCGGTCCgtaacaagggcaccgctaagcggagcatctCCTCGCGACATGAATTATTGTGTGGAggatgcatttatttatttaggaataaacaGTTATGTAAAAGTAATTGAGGAGACCAAATTGTACTAACCCTCCATTAATACAAAGTTGTATTTTTAACTTTACAagatctaaatccaaaaaatatcaagttgatTTGAACTGTTAACTTTCACTTTAGTTTCACAGTAGTGAAGCGGAACTAGTTAtagtcaagtcgtacataaaattgtgttattataccgatatattaaaaagtattCAACTATTGACAGGGTTGTCTTTTTACCATGCCAAATAAGTGtacgaagtttgataaatatCCGTGCAagggttttttcttttaagtttgcTTCCAAGCTGAAGAAGACACACATgtatacacacatgtacatttacacacacacacgcacagcagcgatgctatatccccttcacAGCAAGTTGCGCGAGAGGATAACAATTAATCGGCGCTTCTGTGCATGTAATATGGCCATTCTACACTGAAAGTACAACTCGCGGATATATCGTTTTTCCCTCCATTACAGTTAATTGGAATGAGTCATAGAaccaaataaacattttttgggGAAATACGTTTTATACTAACTAAATGCTGTTTTCTAGCAGAAGTCTCTAAGTTTTTACCTTACTTACAACTGACTCATAAGAAAAAGTTTATGAATTCACAAAATCACTTATGAAGCATGGGTCAATTATTTATAAACGAGATATagcatgaaatttgaaatatttttatattgatttttcaatatttgttatatttactaATATATGTCAAAAGAAATCATGAAAAGTTCAAGCTATTTTTCTGAAGTCTAGTCTGCATTGAAAACTAGAAAGCCAAACTTACACCAACCTTGAATATTAATAGAATAATAAAGAATGTTGATTTTccttttgaagagcttccgcgttttaaaaaaagatgtctTGCTAAActtatatgaatattaatgtaggttttgtaattaaatatattgtttatttgatGTTGTGTAATcgaatttatataattatcacCAAATGAATATATGATGCAAAATTATCAAACTTGAAGGGAACACATTTCTCATAAACAGAGGAGCGAACTCATCACTCATTAGATTAAATGAtatagtatttataaataatttaagctTGTTACATGACATTATGGCACTGGTTGTGAAACACATTTCTGCAGACTGTGtcagtttaattatttttaatttattcattgttaTCAATTTTCGTGCATTTGTGTTAAAAATAGCCTAGCGGGCAcgataatgaatgaaaaataatcatttaaagaaGAAGCTTGTATTGTTTGAAATTTCATGCATATTATCTTATTTAATCTTGGTTGATAAACTTTATCTTTACAAACATGAGAAAAACATATTTGACTCGAACAAAAGATCTTGATTATGTACATGTCCGTAACATGTcaataaataaactttattaGAATTTGAGAGTTATATAATGCAGGTAGCATCATGTACATGGTTTGCAATCTGAACTATTTTAGTTCTGAAAATTAGGTTCATAGCAGtgcaaaattgatttctttcataattaatttatttcgaATCTGAATAAATTGAATATGTTAATGAATGCGACAAAATATTATGATGGTGATTTGAATCAATTCTTAATTAGGACATGGTAATTTGTTCCTTACAGTGGTTTTTACAGGTCATTCTTGGCTTTAACACAGCAGCTACTTGTTACAGTTTGACGCATGcgcacaaaaaaaattctttagacGTCTAAGGCAAACATCGAACCATAGGGGGGCTTTGTgtttcattacttttttttagagAACGCTAGTATTTTCAGAATTATGTACTATATCATACGTATATGGATTTTACCTGCATTTGTTTGCTGTGTACATGCATCAGGGCAGTTATGGTAAGATATTTACAGCAAGAAAGGAGAAAGATAATGTTTTCTTACTTAAATttctattaaattaaaaaactgtcGCGAAAATTTTGTAgcgaaaaatattaaaaagcatttttgtctttttgaatagttaaaaatgaaaaaatagcatAGTAGAGAGAATTTATTTTCtagtatatttgatttttaaagaccAATGACGAGAAGTTGGCTGGACGGAAAGCTATGAGTTTTAGGAATTACTGGTTTGACagagaaataattatttattttttttaatttaaaaatgagatattttattaaatgtatttactaattaatttttatatgcaCTTAAATCAATCAATCGTGAAACGACTCATTTtcatctcttttttttaatgttttgttttttcatggGGTGTATTAGAGTTATGTCATAAACAAAGGTCTTCTCTAGTTTGAGTGGTGTGctaaaaatggggaaaaaaaacGCATAATAATATCGTAAAATTTCATGTAAcactttaaaaactaaaatagtTTTGCCGTTTCACGACAGACGATAATTATAAAGTCCTAATTCGTAATTTCATTAAGTAGCCCTAAGGTTAGAACCCAGATGGCAACTATGATTTTCTAGTATGACTAAATAAATTTTCTCCAGGGCACGTAGAGTGACAAACATAATCAATCAGTTATATATAATAACTAATTTATGACTACCACATCAAAAATGTGTgctattactttttttttttactatatattattatattatatatttaacattatattttctttatagcTCTGAAGATAATGTTCAAACTGTCGGTAGAGTTGTCTTTGGTGAGGCGAGAGGAGAACCGGCGGAAGGACAAATAGCGGTGGCCTACAGCATTGTCAACAGAATAAAGCACGAGGGATATCCGAATAGTCTCACTGCGGTAGTGAATCAAAAAACAGAAACCGGCGGTTACCAATACCACACTCTGGATCTGGAATCTCATACTCAAGCATGGAACGAAGCAAAGGTTGAACAAACTCTCGAATACAATAACACCATCGAGGCCTCTCGGGACGTACTGTGTATTGGAGTGAAGGATCCGACAACATGCGCAACGGATTTCTGCGCACTTGATCCCTGTCCTGCAACTGCTTCCAATCCATGGTGGACTACcatcaacaaaatcaaaattggaaACCATTACTTTGTTTGCAGAGTTCCAGCCTAAACTTCGCCTATATTTCATTGTGTTAAATCTGATAATAATCGTATAATAAATTGATATCCACCATGTGATATGAACATTCGTCCATGTTGAAAGCTTTAAGTTAACttggtgatattttttttacccttAACTGTCGCAGAAATAGTTAACTAAAACAAATAACATATGATTGTAAATAAGTTCTGTACGACATCTACAACGTTGACAGAGAAATAATACTTAAAGTTCAAGGTCACAAAAATGCTGTTTTCTTCCTGGCTCTGTCGTCACCAATTTtactcaagtcaatactcagcctcaaatctgaggtttgacctcaagtttatgcacttttctttacaggatttgagttgaggaatgagttgagggatttgaaaattttggtgacggtggAGCCAGATCTCTTGGTAACaagttgcaaaagctttccatttcctttaaaatgctaaaaatttGAAGGGCAGAAAACTTTTGAAAAGAGATTCAAGTGCAAAAAGTTCTTTTTATTTGACTACATACTCCAAACTTTCAATTGATTTTTGTCAACCTAATAATTTCTAAGACGCATTAAATGTagttaagattttaaaaagtgtataaTTCACCTTAGTCATCaaacaaactttttaaagacTACGTATTATATCAACACTCATCAACAAATATCACATCCTGatttaaagctgcatggtccgaTTTGTTCGCTCTCAtggtatcaaataattttccatacaaaccaattaaCTTAGGAAGTTAAAGACTTTCGCCTATTAACACCAGCAGAAtaggtctcctttcaaagttagaaatattcaaagtttataaaataaagttttatggCCATAAAGAAAAACGTCAAACCAAACTGCATAAtgtgaatgtttatttaaaaaaaaggggggggctGTTTGGTTTTGTCTCTAAAAAGATTAGGTTTATTCAGCCCGCATGCATCGACTGCAAACAAAACAGACATTTAGAAAAAATGTACtcaggtttattttttatttgccaaATTATTTTTACCTTTATATACGGCGATGTCTTAAGTCGTAATACAATACCAGCCGCCTCGACATCGGAGGCGAAATAAGGCGGTACCTCTTtatgttgtttgttttgttaacaaattttgttcatcatttttttcattaaaatatggctTTATTGAACGGGTAAACTACTGCAATTTCTTTCATTATACACATAcatagcataaccatcgttttaAAGCGttcataaaatttgaagaaaaaaaaacggtccaagcagttttaaattcaaaatgataaagtatattttatgaaataaccaCTTtagagtttgaaaaaaaaaattgcccgATTTCACTTGTTTTGTTTCGTTTGATCATCATTCtgtcattaatttattttagtaGCCAGGTAATttgggttcaaagtttaacagcGCTGCACTACTCTTTCGGTTATTAATAAACCAAATTATTAATAATGGAATCAATAAGAGTTATTCCCAGAAACAATGAAATACCCCCGATTGTTCCATTATAGTTAGGAAAATGTTAAATTCATGACCATCAGTTCTTGGCATCCGACTgcggaaagggagaaaacaatTGCAAACATGGGTTGCAAGATGGACAGCTTATTAACACCGCTTTATCTTTAATGTgttaatatataacaaatatatccaaaaatgtagtgtatttcatttttcatgatatgtatgaatttaaaatcataaatttgtACATAAACAAAATGTAGTGAATCTTAAAATTCGATTACCTCCCTTACAGTAGGCTTTACGGGCGGGCTTTACCACAATAAAGAAAGGGTAATTATGTCCAAGACCGCAATCCCGGTCATACTTCATTTTTAAGAATGTGTAAAACACCGCCTTGTTTTGACAAACTgtattttgcaataaaaaaataattataacttgGTAATTTATCGCACAACCTTGTTTACTTACAGAGCAATCATGGTAAGCATAGCTGTGTGAGTCATTAGTTtgaaacttttgaatttttaatttatttatttctttggtTAAATTATAGTATATTTGATGCTCTTGTACAGATGTTGGTAATAAAAATCCTCACGATGACTACAATTGAATTTCAATATCATGCATATGTACTCCAGTCAATACTAATATATCTATGTGACCAATTCCACCTTAACTTAAAAGACTTACTCAAACAAAGCACTGATATATATGGTGTGGTCTGTcgttttgggttgtttttttttttggggggggggggggggggtaggtagGTGAGGTTGCTtcgggttatttttttttttcatttttacggGGGGAAATTAAAACTCTCAATTCAAATAAATGCCGCTTTAAGATCGggatttaaaaaagtattcTAACTTTCAATAAGTGAATCATTAATCAaggttaattttaattttctacgACAGTTTACCAGTATAAAGCGTATTACTACTTGTCTGAAAACAGATATGATGCAATTATTAATTACTATTTACAATACAAAgacgaaaacaaaattataactTTGTTTACCACTGTGCTATATACCGTTAAAACTGACACAATAATTAATATTAcgttttatatcattaatgcACGACGTGAACTTTCTTGACATTGTGTCGTACGCGTGCGGTGCACGCcttgattaaaatgaaaacagatCAGCAATTCATTAGTGCAACATCTGACGTGTTGAAAGCAGTCAATATGAGAATCCTGTTCACAAGTTTAATCTTTGTCTTCATAGATCATGCCTTCTGTAAATTATGGTAAGTCTTTTTTTGATTTACATAGAATGTATTTAATGACATATTTTAACCAGGGTTCCACGCCGGACTCTTTTATTACAGACATTTTTCCACATAACAGTTTCTGTTCTAAGTTGTGTTTAAACATACATGCaagtacattgtatgtatttCTAACGATTTGCTTCTGAATTTATTCGTTATATATATTTCTCATGTACGTGAACCCTAAGTCTGGTATTCGAGGGTGAAAAACTAAACTTAAACTTGGTATCCGTATAAAAGCAGAatactttgaatatttacatgtacttgtaaacatatttacaataaaaaaggGCAAAATGGGtatgaatatttaataattGCAACTATATATAGTATTCAATTGGGTCATAAAAGGAGTTATTAAACGGATGGCTAGTTGTctttaatgaaatacatgtactttgacaaCGCAGAGGTTCTGTCGCCTATGTCAATATGTGACATTTAAAGAGTTTTGTATTTCGTGAAGCCATATATAAAAACGGTCATAAGTTATAGTATCACATAGTTTACATTTGCGTCGGAACGAAAAGAAGGTTTGGGGGTAGACGAAACGTAGAAATTACTCCTTGAAAATCTGTAGCAAGACAATGGGAGGCGCGTAagctatatgtacatgtaagcacTACATGTACCCTTCTTTTAAACTACGGTTTCCAGAACGTATTTTATATTCATTACTATGTGACAATTCTAGGAATTAAAGCAATTTGTCATGATTACAAAGATGAGCCGGATTGTCAATTCTGTCATTCGAACTCAGTTTGGTGAAATCATTTGCCACAACGATGTTGCAATATTGTAAATTCTACAATTAACACTGTTGCTGTTATTCAGATGATGTGTACATAATGTACACATTGCTACACCTTCAGAGAAAAGGACACAAGCGCACGTGAAAAGAATATAGTTATGCTGGTCTTTTTAGAATTAGAGAGAATGTTAAATTTATCTGTCAGAAGAGAAACATTTCCATTAATTAATAAAGCGAAGTTAaacaataataacaaaaacGCTTTATTGTGGagtcaaaaaaatattaactgaaAGTTTTAAGGCATTTGTTACTGTTTATTATGAATTTACGTACGTGAGAAATAGAAATCATTAAACAGCTTAAAGGTGTTTCACGACCCATAATGACATCGTCATGTTGATTTATGATTTCATGTATGACCCAGATCCAACATTATCCCGATGTTTACGAATCCAGAAGCACTGCATGACCTGTTTAAACAGttctgttacatgtacttgaagtattaatattaaaaactaTAGGAGCCTTCATAATCACATTTTTTCTTATCgatagatttatttaattttttttacttttactatagaaatgtattttataaaaaaaagactaCGTTTTTAATCgctaaatgtaaataatttatttcagtaaCGCCAAATATTTTGATGTAGTGGGGAGGGTTGTTTTCGGAGAAGCCAGAGGAGAACCGATGGAAGCTAAACTCGGGGTCGCTTACACCATCATCAACCGAATACGTCACGAAGCGTATCCTAGCAACTTGTATTCAGTGATCTTTGAGAGAATGTCTAATGGAAACTACCAATATGAGACTTTGAATAGTCCTAACGACACGATCGAATGGCAGGAAGCTAAAATTCAGCAAGATCCGGAATACTCCGATGTTTTCCAAGCGACCGTGGACGCTCTTTGTCGCTGGAAGAACGATCCGACGGAGTGTGCAACTAATTTCTGCTCCGTTGATCCGTGCCCAGCTACAGATTCTAACCCATGGTGGCTAGCTGTGAAGAAAAGGAAACTCGGGGGTCTGTACTTTGTGTGTAGGGTGAGTGCGACTGCGCAATCGGATCGCCGATCACGTGGACGAGATTGGAAATGATGCAAAATCCTACCATCAGGATGTTTCCCAAACATGCAAAACATTGTAGAACTTATAGGAGGTTTTAGGTTTTTAGTAACTTCTAATGCACAGTATAACCTTATGAATTGTTTGGTTTTTGAAATACTTTATAGAATAGTCACAGAAGATGTGCATGGTGCATACCcgttatattcaaataaaaagtaTTGGAATATCTTGCGTTCTatttgaattttggttttttagTATGTAAAGGTGAATTGCAGTATGTTAATTAACAATGTCTGAACAAATCCCTTTTTGATGACAACGATGTCttgatgatttttataaataattggCAACGCCtataaaaaaatctctctctctctctctctctctctctctctctctctcacacacacacacacacacacacactcacacacacacacacatagtAAGATTTACTTACACACAAATAATCGCTGAatatataaattctttaaatgtttattatgtgcgttgaattttgaaaatacagTTGGTTTTACATGAAATACAATAAGAACAAAAATGTTTCCCTGATGTTTTGAAAGACGCCATTTTCCACTGATATCAACCCATGAAAAGATCCACGAATTCTGAAAAGATAGTAATATATAACCTGATAACCTTCGTTTAGTTTATTGTTCTTTTAAATGAAGAttgaatacaatgtatatctCCTTTATCTTCACTCTGTACTACAATGATCAGGTTATTGAATAAAGTTAAGCTttctattgtaaattttgtgaataaaaGGCTCAGtatttatgggggggggggggctggcgtagtatataacttcaatttcactcctcatttccttattttcttatcaattttttacatactcccaaaaaagtgggggcccaactccatgataattcaattttttatatgtaaattttaaaatttgttgctgcgagaaaaagtgccccccccccccccccccgatgctacgtgcctgtgtagCTCTGACAAAGGTTGAAACGTTCTGATAAGAAGACTGTTACCTTCTACTTGAATTTTGCCATCCCCGTTGGCGTCAGCTATTCGAAAGAATTCCTCTTCTTCTTCAGCTGAAAATTCTTCGCCATATTTTCTCAAAGCCTTGGCGAGTTGTTCCTTATTCAAGTAACCATTGTTTTTTGTGTCAAACTTTTTGAAAGCTTTTTCAAGCTGTCTTCTATCGTGTTCTTTGGAAAGCAACTTTAGTTTCATTGCCTCGAAAAACTCTTTATATCCCATGTAACCATTACCTACAGGGAAAGAAACATGGGTGAATCTATGATTACTgtgatttcattaatattcaagggtatcaattttctaaaaattgttttagaTAGTCTTAAAAATGTCACGTGAATTACAGTACATATAGTAAGATATAGAACTAATTGGACACATTAAAATTCTGCAAATCTATACGATTAGTGCATGATAATAAATCACCCCTAATTGCACAGAAATAAGCGTTGTCgtgcattgaaatatttacatgtttgatCAATTAATGATAATTATGTCTGTAATATTGTGTACACTTATCAAAATCTGTACGCAGTTAACACACCATCTTTATCTGTTTCTGACATCCATGACGTCACTTCCTCTCTGGTCGGGTTTATACCAAGTAGATGGGCACCCCTCAAGATTTCGTCAGCACTCAATTGGTTATCACCGTTTGTGTCGATGGACCGGTAAACTTTGCGTATTTCTggggaaaaaatatacatgaaaatgATTAAACTACACGACAACACCGAGCTACCGAATTCTTCATACAGTAAAACTTCCTTAAACTTGCAGGACAATATTTTCCAACAACACGTCGACTTTCAGGGTCATTTTAATTGAAcgttattttaattataagagCTTCAAACGTTTTGAAGATTGGTATTTAGTAGATGATTAACCTTTTTTCTCCTCAACTGTTAAATCTCGCTCCCCTATTGCTGCTAACGCCTCTGGATCCATGATCTTTGCTGTAATTAGAGGATAATACATTAAGaagtcaaattatttttgtaatcCGCCCATTTAATTCAGCATTcagtttttcttcttttttcgaaaaaagcagtcaaaatttaaagaattttttttttaatgcgaATGGGTTGGCCTTGGTGAAAATAATCTGCACTTTCGGAGGTAAATTAATTAAGCTCGTCAAGATTATCTTATCGATAATTGTAATCAAGTAGAAAGTATTTTGTTGAATTTCAAAACAGATTAACAAATCGTTGACCAGTGACGGACTTAGTAACTTAGCGGGAGATTAGTGAGGGATTAAAATGAACCGGACATTTACACAGACACAATGAAGATTCACGCTTCATTTGCGTGGTCATatcaacataaaatataaagcaCTTATAGTAAATGTACGCTGTTTAGAGAGCTTAAAGGGATAAATTGTTGAATGTTTATCAATaactaaaaaataatattttcataacatAATTATACTCGAGGTATTTGTCTAGTCTCAAGaatatgtgtattttattttc
This genomic window from Magallana gigas chromosome 5, xbMagGiga1.1, whole genome shotgun sequence contains:
- the LOC105347390 gene encoding spore cortex-lytic enzyme; the protein is MKTDQQFISATSDVLKAVNMRILFTSLIFVFIDHAFCKLCNAKYFDVVGRVVFGEARGEPMEAKLGVAYTIINRIRHEAYPSNLYSVIFERMSNGNYQYETLNSPNDTIEWQEAKIQQDPEYSDVFQATVDALCRWKNDPTECATNFCSVDPCPATDSNPWWLAVKKRKLGGLYFVCRVSATAQSDRRSRGRDWK
- the LOC105347389 gene encoding uncharacterized protein; translation: MDPEALAAIGERDLTVEEKKEIRKVYRSIDTNGDNQLSADEILRGAHLLGINPTREEVTSWMSETDKDGNGYMGYKEFFEAMKLKLLSKEHDRRQLEKAFKKFDTKNNGYLNKEQLAKALRKYGEEFSAEEEEEFFRIADANGDGKIQVEEFVDLFMG